The following coding sequences lie in one Zingiber officinale cultivar Zhangliang chromosome 2B, Zo_v1.1, whole genome shotgun sequence genomic window:
- the LOC122048512 gene encoding dimethylnonatriene synthase-like encodes MTIEGTIVETVWNLRNKWWVEDDILRLSYLVGIIPYMINMFRDRNMELIITYLVIAFILVLVPLAGLRHSRRRCRKFNLPPGPKPWPVIGNLHLIGPLTHQSLHALAKKHGPLMYLLLGSRPTVVGSSAAAARFFFKTHDLSFSDRPNTFVTKYTAYNSSDMVWSPYGPYWRQVRRLSLTELFSAKRLHSFSSIRVDEVHSLLRRIFDASPQVVVKEFLFTFAFNVISRMAFGKQYIAQDFKEGIEELVMLFGVFNLGDYIPWLGFLDLLGNVRRMKLLGRKLDSLYEQILVDHEEHRLCEGDAFVAKYTVDVLLLMVDDPTIDNDTRLDRDRVKAFIQSMIVGASGSSSVTIEWAISELVRNPEKQRKAAEELEQVVGRGRWVEEDDIPRLLYLVAVVKETMRLHPAVPLLVPRQAREHAVAGEDCGGYDVPAGTSVLVNVWAMGRDPSVWESPEEFMPERFLGSAVDVKGQDMELLPFGAGRRMCPGYGLGLKMVQLLMANLVHGFEWLPPAGMRPEEVSMEEAPGTTLRREVPLKAIVVPKLPRHLY; translated from the exons ATGACCATCGAAGGGACTATCGTGGAGACCGTCTGGAACCTGAGAAACAAGTGGTGGGTGGAGGATGACATTCTACGTTTATCGTACCTGGTGGGCATTATACCAT ATATGATCAATATGTTTAGAGATAGAAATATGGAGCTAATTATTACTTATTTGGTCATCGCATTTATACTTGTACTGGTACCTCTCGCCGGCCTTCGCCACAGCCGCCGCCGCTGCCGCAAATTTAACCTTCCCCCGGGTCCCAAGCCATGGCCAGTGATCGGAAACCTCCACCTCATCGGCCCACTTACCCACCAATCCCTCCACGCCCTCGCCAAGAAGCACGGCCCACTCATGTATCTCCTCCTCGGATCCCGCCCCACCGTCGTCGGCTCCTCCGCCGCCGCAGCCCGGTTCTTCTTCAAGACCCACGACCTCTCCTTCTCCGACCGCCCCAACACGTTCGTCACCAAGTACACGGCATACAACTCTTCCGACATGGTTTGGTCACCCTACGGCCCCTACTGGCGCCAGGTCCGCCGCCTATCCCTCACCGAGCTGTTCAGCGCCAAACGCCTCCACTCCTTCTCCTCCATCCGCGTCGACGAGGTCCACTCCCTCCTACGCCGCATTTTTGACGCGTCTCCGCAGGTCGTCGTCAAGGAATTCCTCTTCACCTTCGCGTTCAATGTCATCAGCCGCATGGCTTTTGGGAAGCAATACATAGCACAGGACTTCAAGGAGGGGATCGAGGAATTAGTGATGCTTTTTGGAGTCTTCAACCTCGGCGACTACATTCCCTGGCTCGGATTCCTCGACCTGCTGGGCAACGTCCGCCGGATGAAGCTGCTGGGCCGGAAGCTCGACAGCTTGTACGAGCAAATTCTGGTCGACCACGAAGAGCACCGCCTATGCGAAGGTGACGCCTTCGTTGCCAAGTACACGGTCGACGTGCTCCTTCTGATGGTCGATGATCCAACCATCGACAACGATACCAGACTTGATAGGGACAGGGTCAAAGCTTTCATTCAG AGCATGATCGTTGGCGCCTCCGGCTCGTCGTCGGTGACAATCGAATGGGCCATCTCGGAGCTCGTACGGAACCCCGAGAAACAGAGGAAGGCAGCAGAGGAGCTGGAGCAGGTTGTAGGCCGAGGGCGGTGGGTGGAGGAGGATGACATCCCACGGCTTCTGTACCTGGTGGCCGTCGTCAAGGAAACGATGCGCTTGCACCCGGCGGTGCCCCTGCTCGTTCCGCGGCAAGCTCGGGAGCACGCCGTCGCGGGCGAGGACTGCGGCGGGTATGACGTCCCCGCGGGGACGAGCGTGCTGGTGAACGTGTGGGCCATGGGGCGGGATCCATCTGTGTGGGAGTCGCCGGAGGAGTTCATGCCGGAGCGGTTCTTGGGCAGCGCTGTCGACGTGAAGGGCCAGGACATGGAGCTATTGCCGTTCGGAGCAGGGCGGAGGATGTGCCCAGGGTACGGATTGGGATTGAAGATGGTCCAATTATTGATGGCCAATCTTGTTCACGGATTCGAGTGGCTGCCTCCAGCGGGGATGAGGCCGGAGGAGGTGAGCATGGAGGAGGCGCCCGGTACCACCCTGCGGCGGGAGGTGCCACTGAAGGCTATCGTCGTGCCCAAACTGCCACGTCACCTTTACTGA